CAGTCGGCATCGGTTGCCATTTCGTAGGCCTGTTTGACCTGCGACAGGATCTGGGCTTCGCCGACGACCATGCTGTCTAAGCTGGCCGCCACGGTGAACAGGTGCCGCACGACATCTTCGCCGGTCCGTTCCAGGACGTTGTCGAAGATCTCTTCCGACTTCAGTTGATGAAACTGGGCCAGGAAGTCGACCATCTCGTGGTGACTGGGGAACCGGGTCGGATCGACCGAAGCCGTGTAGAACTCGGTCCGATTGCAGGTCGAGAGAATCACCGATTCGGTATCGGGGAAGTTCTCGCGCAAAAGCAACATCGCCTGCCGGGCTTGCTCTGGGGTGAAGGCCAGCCGCTCGCGGACTTCGACCTTCGCGTTGTGGTGGCTACAGCCAATCATGTGGAGCTTCATTGGATGATGCTCCTGGGCTGGGTAGCGGGCAGTTGAAGTTGGCTGGTGCTCTCGTCGGTTCCGGGGTGTTCCAGGTTGCGGGCATGCTGCGACGGTCCGAACAGGATGAGCGCCAACACGATCATCAGGAACAAAAAGTTGGCCATCGTCAGGTAGGCCACCTTCTGCCCACGTCGAGCCGGACGATAGATCAGTTCGAAGATCATCGCCGCGACGAGCCACAAAAACAGGATCGCCGAACTCCAGATCACCGGATCGGTCCAAGGGAAGCTGTTATGGCTAAGCTTCAGCAAGATACCAGCGAACATGCCGCCAGCAAGCAAGCAGGTTGAAATGACCAGGGCCCGGCGATTGGTTGTTTCCAACCATTCGAGACTCGGCAGCTTGAACCCTTCGCTGGTCAGCATTTTATGTTTCAGGCGATACGACTGAATGAGATACATGACCCCAGTCACGAATCCCAGCATCACGACGACCGTCCCGGCCAAGAGCGCCGTCCCGTGGATCACGCCCCAGGTTTCCGCCGCCGTGCTGGCACCAAAGGGGGCGACCTGGTCCATCAAGTAGGCCACACCGATCAGCAGTAACACCATCGGCAGCAGGAACAATCCGAGCGAGGTCCCTGGCTGGGCGAACGCGGCGAT
This genomic stretch from Blastopirellula marina harbors:
- the ccsA gene encoding cytochrome c biogenesis protein CcsA encodes the protein MLSGITLLCFASCYAITLGLEVARIWVRARSRAVISLGFAVLGIITHTLYLIGEQQGVIQPGPISSWHQWCLMAAWVLMSLFVIAAFAQPGTSLGLFLLPMVLLLIGVAYLMDQVAPFGASTAAETWGVIHGTALLAGTVVVMLGFVTGVMYLIQSYRLKHKMLTSEGFKLPSLEWLETTNRRALVISTCLLAGGMFAGILLKLSHNSFPWTDPVIWSSAILFLWLVAAMIFELIYRPARRGQKVAYLTMANFLFLMIVLALILFGPSQHARNLEHPGTDESTSQLQLPATQPRSIIQ